The genomic interval TTTTTTCTGGGGATTTATTGCATCCGGAAATGGTGTATTTATACCTTTTTGTAAAAATTATTTTAGCCTGGATCAATTTCAAAGTCAGTTAGTTGACTTTGCTTTTTATGGTGCCTATTATATTGGTGCGTTATTTTTATTCGTCTTTAGTGCATTTAAATCAAAAGATCTGGTTTCAAGCTGGGGATATAAAAAAAGTATTGTTTATGGATTGTTATTTTCATTGTTGGGTGCCATTGCCATGATTATTTCTGTTAAAACCGGATCAAAAGAAAACGGTTTTGTGTTTTTTCTGATTTCATTTTTCATTTTAGCCCTTGGTTTTTCATTACAACAAACTGCTGCCAATCCTTTTGCTATTACATTAGGCGATCCTTCTACAGGATCCCATCGGGTAAATTTAGGGGGAGGTATTAATTCCTTTGGCACAGCGATTGGCCCTATAGTAGTGGCACTTGCATTATTTGGCGCCACACATTACGATGATACAGCAATCCAATCTTTAAGTTTAGATCGGGTGACTGGTTTATATATGGGTGTCGGACTCTTATTTTTAATGGCGGCCTTATTGTTTGCTTTTTCTAAAAAAGTTCCGGATGGAATTAATCTTGCAGTCATTGAACCGGAACGCAAAGCAGTAATAACCATGGTTTTGATCACCATTGGATTAATTGCTTGCTTTGTGCCTGTATTTAATAGTTATCGAAATGTTTCTGATACCATTTCAGCGGAAGCATTGCAAGCTATCGAATGGAAACGAATGATCTGGTTGATTTTGGCTTTGTTAGTCGTTATCATTGGCTTATCCTATGCATATTTAAGATCGCGAAAAAACACAATAGGTTGGGGTGCGTTACAATATCCGCAATTGATTTTAGGGATGTTTGCCATTTTTGTATATGTAGGCGTGGAAGTGACCATCCAAAGTAATCTGGGTGGATTGCTTAAAACACCCGCGTATGGGAGTTTGCAGACTTCGGCTATTACACCTTATATTTCCATGTTTTGGGGTAGTTTAATGATCGGCAGATGGACTGGTGCAATTCCGGTTTTTAATCCGGGATCAACCTGGAAGCGTATCCTAATGATCCTAATACCCTTACTGGCATTCGGCATTGTAATTTTAGTCAATACGATAGCTGCTAAAGATATGAGTCCGTTATATTATTATGGATTTTGTGTAGTCGTTTTAATTTTTGCATTTTTTCTTGCTGGAGATAAACCCGTATTTACATTGATGCTGTTTAGTTCTTTAGCTATGGTGTCTATGATTATTGGATTAATGACAACAGGTACTATTTCTATCTATGCATTTCTTAGCGGTGGTTTGTTTTGTTCAATTATGTGGCCCTGTATTTTTTCTTTATCCATTGCTGGATTGGGTAAATATGAAACGCAAGGTGCAGCATTTTTGATTATGATGATTTTAGGAGGAGCTATCATTCCACCACTTCAAGGTAAATTAGCCGATCTGGCAAGTGTAGGTATTCATAAATCATATTGGATAACGGTTGTGTGTTTTGCTTATTTAACATTTTTCGCATGGGCTGTTAAATCTATTTTAAGAAAACAAGGAATTGATTATGATCAACAAATTAGCAGCAGCCATTCATAGGAAATTCATACCTTTAAGGCAATAAAATAGTTTATATGAAAATGATCGTTCGACTTTTTTTACTACTTACCTGTAGTTCTTTATTTGGTCAAAATCCGGTACAATCTTTAAAGGTAGCTAATAAAGACCTTTACAATCTATCAGATAGTTTACAAATGATTGAGCAATTATTAAGTAATGGCCGAATAGATACCGCAAGTTTTATAGAGCTGAATGCAGAAATTCTTAATCAATTAAGTGCTTTGGCATATTCAAATTTTGACAATTATGCACGTGCTGAATATTTTAATCCCGCAGAAAGTTCCGACCAAAGTATGGGCGAAAATACAGGTGAATTGTCATTTAATATGGATAGCATACCGGAAGAAAATCAAACTACGGAGATGCCAGAATTTACGCCTCCTTCAAATCCAATTAATTTAATTACCGGCGCAGGAAGAAGAACTAGTTTTAAATTGCGATATGGCTTATTTTGGAATGGCTTAGCAGAAAATAATACAGTAGCATCTGTAAGTTATCCAGAATTTAAAATTGGGAAATCATTTAATTGGTTTGGTGAGTTTGATATTTTATTACAAACCAAATTGGGTAAAAACAGAGGTCCATTTTCAATATATTATGGTATTGGCTTCGACCGTAGACATTTTACACAGGATGGAAAGGTACAAGTGCTCAGTTTGCAAAATGATTTACCAACTTTTAATTTGATTGATAGTATTGAAACCTCAACATTGCATATCGGGTATTTTAAATTTCCAGTAGGGTTGCAGTATAAAGGAAAATCATTTGTATTCAATGTTGGAGCTTATTTTGGTTTTTTAACGCAACATGAACAATCCTTAGAATACAAAACACCCTTAGGCGAAGAAGCAGAATTATTTTTGGATAAGAATTATAACTTTGAGAAAACAATGTATGGCGTGAGTGCATCGATTGGTTATAAAAGAGTTCATTTGGCATTTAATTATGATTTAAGTAAACTTTTTAAAAATTCTGATATCTATGATTACAATCCCTGGAGAGTTGGAATTATGATATTTTAGTTATTACAATTGGAATATCGAATGCGTATTAGATGCAATTTTAGAATTGTATTTCCAAAGTATATATAGTCATAGTACTTTTCTAAAGAATTTCGTTTTTTTTAATTTTCTTATTAATTTAGATCAGGAATTTCTTTCATCTGATTTTATGGATTGTTTTATTTATCCTTTTCAAGGAATCAAAATAAATAGAATGTAATTGAATGATTCATATCATTTGTTTTCATGATTCGGATCAACGTAATTGTGTTATTTAATTTGAAATCTTGTGGAAAATATGAATTTATGATTAAAGAAGTTGAAGGCGATATCTTATTAAGTAAAGCCGATGCGATAGCACATGGTGTTGCGCCAATGGATCATTTTGATAGCGGGCTTGCATTAAGTATGCGGGAGAACTATCCATCTATGTATAAGGATTTTAGGCATTTTTGTCAAACCTTTCATCCGAAGCCAGGTGAAGTATGGTATTGGCGAAGTGCAGATCAGCATAAAATTTTTAATTTGATGACACAAGAAGCGCCACAAAGCGCATCTGGCCATCCAGGCAAAGCCTCCGTTGTTTCTTTACGACATTGTTTAAAAAATCTTGTAAAACAACTTGAAGTTGAGCAAATAAAGAGTTTAGCAATTAGCAAATTATCAACAGGTGTTGGTGGATTAGATTGGAAAGAAGTTAGACCAATCCTTGAAGAAATTCTGGGTCCCATTGATATCCCTGTTTTTGTATACAGTACTTATAAAAAGGATTTTGCTGCAATTGAACTTTAATTTTTTGCAGTTTGATCATCATTTTTAAATAATTTGATAAGAATTCCAGGTTTATTTTAATAAAATCTGGAATTCTTTGTCAATTGTCAAATGCGCATTAATTTAGCTTCTGATGAAAAAACCGGAATCGTTTTACGAAAAATTAGCCTATTTATTTTATGCAGTCGCGGATGCGGATGGCAATGTTACGGAACGCGAATTGGAAACCTTGCATGAAGAGGTCAATCAGATTTGGAAATCAGTGGATGATCCTGTAGATGAGTTCAATACGGATTTAGCATTTGAAATAGAAGCCGTTTTTGAATGGTTAGAAGATAATGATTACTCCTATAAAGATGCTTATAATGAGTTTATAGATTACGCTAAGGAACATAAGCATTTATTTGATACAGAAACGCAATCCAAAATTCGACATACCTGTAATGGTATCGCCAGTGTTTTTAAGAGTATCAATCACAAAGAAGAAAATCTACTTCATAAATTGGATGATTTTTTAAATACTTTATAATAAGTATCCTTTCATTTATTTCATTTTTTGTTTAATGGGTTCTTTAAGGAACCATGGAGTGTCGGTATATTCGACCAATCGAATATTTTTTCTACTTGATTATCAAATCATTAGCGCAGTTTACAAAAAATAAATTTGCAATAGACGAAAATACGTTATACATTTGACGAATAAACCGACATTTATATACATATGGGTTTGTGTTGTTAGGTCGCGTAATTGAATTGTAAAAATTTAAATAATTGAAAATGTATAGAATTAAACATTTTGAAGGTCATAAAAGCTGGAATTTAGCTCGAAAACTACCTATTTTAGGAATTCGCCTGGTCCAAATTTCTGAATTAGGACTTTCGTTTTCTAATTTCAAACAATGGAAACACAATTCAACATCTATTGTGAATTTACTAGTGGATGGATTTTTCAGGTTTTCGAAACGGGAGTTTTTTGAATTTTCAGAATTATCAAATAATTCATTCTCAACAGCAAAATGGAGGACATATATTGGACAAGATCTGCCGGTACCTTCAACAAAACAGACGTATGATTTCCGTCAATTTATGAATAGTAACAGCTATAAATTTTAAGCTGTTGATGACCTTTCGTTCGGCAATCTATGATCCTGATTTCAATTTAATTATCGGAAGCATATTTAGTATAGAAAAGATGGTGTTTAAATATTGATTATGCTTTAGATAGTATTTACGACAAAAAGGATTCTATTAAACCTAAGCAGCCAGAAGCCATTTAAATGTTTCTCTCCGTCCACTCTTACTTTTCTCTTCGCTACGGAACCTTATCTCCGGAGCAGCTTGCCGAAGAGGCGGCCCGGTTGGGGATTGCAGTGTTGCCTTTAACAGATATTAATAATTGTTCGGCGGCATATGCATTTGCAGGAGCGTGTGAGAAACTAGGAATCAAGCCGGTTTATGGATTGGAATTCAGACAAGATCACAAGCATCGATTTACAGCTTTAGCCCGAAATGCGGAAGGTATTCGGGAAATCAATGAACTGTTGACCCGCTGTTCTTTTGAAAAGCTAGAAATCCCTGAGCGAGCTCCTGAATGGCAGCATTGTTTTGTCATATACCGGAAGCTATCGTGTCCCATAGAACATCTCAAATCCTTTGAATATATAGGAATTAAGCCTGCGGAAGTTCCTGCCCTCTTTTCTTCCCCCTTGCGTCCTCATTTGGATAAACTCGTAGTTTTCAGCCCAGTTAGTTTTCTTAACGGGCAGGGCTTTCGCATCCATAAGTTGCTTCGTTGCATTGACCTTAACATCATGCTCGGTCAACTAGAACCTACCGATTGCGCAGATCCGGACGAATTATTTCTCAGTCCGGACGCAATCCGGGAGGCCTTTTCTCAGTATCCAAAAATTATAGCTAATACAGAAGCTATTCTTGATCAATGTGTTTTCGAAATGCCATCTCACGACGATAACAATCGCAAATCATTTACGGGTAAATCAGAAGGAGACTATAAACTCCTTGCAAAACTAGCATTTCAAGGTTGCCGCCGTCGCTATGGAATTCATAATGATCGGGCCATGGATCGGGTGCGAAAAGAATTACAGGTAATCCACAGACTCGGATTTAGTGCCTATTTTTTAATAACCTGGGACATTGTTCGGTATGCGCAAAGTGCAGCTTATTATCATGTAGGTCGTGGAAGCGGTGCCAATTCCATTGTCGCTTTCTGCCTATATATTACGGATGTCGATCCACTTGAACTCGATCTCTATTTCGAACGATTTATTAATCCACATCGTACCAGTCCGCCGGATTTTGATATTGATTTTTCCTGGAGTGAACGCGATGATGTTACGGAATATATTTTTGAACGATACGGACGAGAATACACTGCATTACTTGCTACCTACAATACCTTCAAAGGAAAATCTATCATCCGCGAATTAGGAAAAGTATTTGGATTACCAAAAGCAGATATAGATTTGATTGTAGATCAACCGAAAGCCAGTCACAAACATCATGCGTATGCAAAGCATATTTTTAATTATGGAAAAGCGATTGAAAAATTTCCAAATTATCTTTCCATACATGCTGGTGGTATAATTATTTCTGAGCGACCACTGAGCTATCATACCGCTTTATTGCAAATGCCAAAAGGATTTCCGATTACTTATTTTGATATGTATGGGGCCGAAGATTTACGTTTTCACAAGTATGATATTTTGAGTCAACGCGGATTAGGCCATATTAAAGATTCCGTAGATCTGATCCGAAAAAATCAAGGAAAAAGTATTGAAATCCATGACATTAAAGCCATCAAGAATAATGAACGCGTTCGTAAACAATTGCGCTCCGGTCATTGTATTGGTTGTTTTTATATTGAATCTCCTGCGATGCGAGGATTGCTTAATAAATTGCGTTGTGAAACCTATGTACACTTAGTAGCAGCCAGTAGTATTATTCGTCCCGGAGTAGCGCAATCTGGTATGATGCGAGAATATATCGAACGATTTCATCAACCTGAAAAAGTAAATTATCTGCATCCTGTTTTTAAAGAAAATTTACAGGAAACATTTGGAGTCATGGTATATCAGGAGGATGTTATGAAAATTGTGCATCACTTTGCAGGATTGGACCTCGATGAATCGGATGTATTGCGCCGCATTATGACCGGGAAAAGAAAAAGTTCGGATACCTTTCGCAATCTAATGGAAAAATATTTTCGCAATTGTAAAGCACGTGGTTATTCAGATGAACTTACACAGGAAGTATGGAGACAAATTGAGAGTTTTAGTGGTTATTCATTTTGTAAAGCACACTCGGCTTCTTTTGCAGTAGAATCATTTCAAAGTTTGTACCTCAAAGCCCATCATCCACTGGAATTTATGGTTGCAGTGATTAATAATTTTGGTGGATTTTATAATACGGAAATATATGTTCATGAGGCGCGTATGTGTGGAGCTCAAATTGAAGCTCCCTGTGTGAATAACAGTCAGTATCTCACAGATATTAAGCTTACTACAATCTGGATAGGTTTTATTCATGTTCAATCGCTGGAACAAACTATTGGAAAACGAATCGTTCGGGAACGAGAACAGAACGGACCGTATCTCGATCTTGAAAACTTTATACAACGGGTGCCTATGGGTCGGGAGCAATTGCAATTATTAATTCGAATCGGAGCTTTGCGTTTTACTGGAATGACCAAAGGCGAGTTGATGTGGGAGAAAAATTCAGTTCCTGAAATGGGTAAACATCATGCGTTGGTATCTTATCTTTTTGCAGATGGTAGCGAACATTTTACGATACCGACACTAGAAGAAGGAGTTTATGATCAGGCATTTGATGAAATTGAATTACTTGGTTTTCCATTATGCAATCCATTTGAATTGCTTGCTACTGAAAACAATACGGCTGTTTTAGCAAATGGTTTAAAAAAATTTATGAATCGGCAGGTTGAAATTCTTGGGTATTATGTAACGCAAAAACCGGTTCGAACAAAACAAGGTAAATTGATGGCATTTGGAACCTGGCTTGATCGTGAAGGGCATTTTTTTGATACCACCCACTTCCCACCGAGTCTCGAACATAACCCATTTCAAGGGCGTGGATGCTATTGGATTCGCGGCAAGGTGGTTGATGATTTTGATTTTGCAAGTATCGAAGTCATCCAAATGAAGAAATTGCCATATGTGAAAGATGCACGATATTAATTTTGCAATATCTATTTTGAAAAGAGCCAAACAGCACTATTCTGAATTTGATGTGGAGATTTTATTATTCTACCTAACTACAAAATTTAATTATAATTAATGTTTGATGGAAATAAAAGAGAGTTTACCATAATTAACCCAATCTCATGGATAGAAGCTGAATTATAGGAGTTACTATACTTAATGATCAATTAAGTTTGAGTATCAAATTTGTTCTTTAAGTGTATTGCACTTACTTTGGTTATAACTTATTGCTTCTTTTACTTTTTAATTTCAGAATTTTTGTATTGTATTGAATTTGCGACCATAATTGAAATAAATTTGTAATATTGAATTTATTGATCCAGAATGTAAAAACAGATTTATAATTCTGGATTTTAAATTATTAAGAGCTAAAACATTATGATAAAATTTTATAAGCAACAAAAAATATCGTTATTTGTGCCTTAAATGGCTAAAACATTATGGAAATTAAAACGAAGCGATTAACATTGATACCGTGCAATAAGGAAATACTTGAAGCGATGTTGATTGGTAAAGAAGCAGTTGCAAAATTATTAAATATAGAAGCTCCTGAACTCTGGACTGAATTTGGCGATGGACCAATTCAGTGGGCACTCACAAAAACTGAAGATGAATCGGAAAATAATTGGATTGCATATTTGCCAATTTTAAATGCTAAAAATATGTTGATAGGCACCTGCGGTTTTAAAGGAAAACCTACTGTAGATGGCGTCATTGAAATAGGATACGAAGTAATTGCTTCTAAGAGAAACCGCGGTTTTGCCAAAGAAATTGCTAACGCATTAGTGAATTATGGATTTCAAGATTCAAGAGTTAAAATTGTAAGAGCACATACATTACCAGTTGAAAATGCATCTGTAAAAGTATTACAATATTGTGGCTTGCGTTTTATTGGTTATGATTTAGATCCTGAAGAAGGAGAAGTGTGGAAATGGGAACTAACACTTGAAGAATTTCAGAAAAATTCAAGCGTTTGAATAAATTAATTTTTAAGAACTAACCATCAGCTTACTTGACTTAGCAGCCTTAATGATAGCATAGTCCAGCCTTTAGGTTTTAGATAAAAATCGATATACAAATAACAGACAGAATGTTAAAACTATGTACTCATTCTTTAACAAAAATAAGATTTACACAAGGAGCAATCACCTGACTATTTGTATTTGATGGAAAGGCATTACAGCCATTTGGTCCACAAATTTCTTCATGAAAGGATTGAATGCTGATATTATCTTTCGTAATCGGAAACATAAAAGTTTCACCACTAAGATTCCTTACTTTGAAAAAAACATCCGCTACAATGGCGAGTCCTAAATCATCACCTGCATTTACTTTTAAATCTGGAATGTCTCCAAAAAATTCACCCACCTCACTGGTAGAATTTATAGATGTTTGAGCGAGCAGCTGATTGTTGGAAAGCTTGTATAATTTCACATTGAAAGAACCGATTACAGGGACTTTCAAACCTAATTTTGTAATAGTACCATTAGCTAAGGGTTTAAATCGAAATCCATATTCCCATACTTCTGTTGCTTTTTTTATAGTATCAATGGCAACACCGGAATTATTAATAAAAGAAGTGAAAGGCTTTTCTTCAATACTGGTATTGTCGTCACTGCAACTTGAGAATGCAATACAAAAAACGAGAATGCTACAAATTTTAAACATAGTATTTAATTTATGAAATGTCTTTTTGTTTCAATTTAATATTTTTAATGGCGGTTTTCATTGAAATAGCTTCAAACATAGCATAGGAATTAAACCAATTAATAAATTGGCTAACAGTGTCTACCTGATTCTCAAAAAATACTGCCTTTTGAGTTTTGTTTGAAAGGATGGTTGGAAAGCTTAAAATTAAATGGCAATCATCCAAAATTAAACAATCATATCCTATTGTTTTTTCCATGTTTTGTACATATCTATGGAAGAAAATATCAGAACCATAATTCTTAAAAATTTGAAATCTCCTTTCAGTTGCTTCAATAAATTGTTCATTCATATCCTCAGGATTAATGCAAATGACAATATCAAACTGAACAGGAAAACCAGCATCGTGTTTATTTTTTAAAATTTCAGCAACACGCTCATTCCAACTATCCGGTGCTTTTGGCGAATTGGCATATACAACAGAACGGATGTTGGATCTTGTTTTTTCAATGAGTTGCAATGAGATATTGTAAATATCGTGATACGTTTCTAATAATTTGTATTGACGATATTCTGATATATGAGCGTCTATAGATTCAAGTATACCGTTTTGCTTTTCAAGTGTGTTGTCAATTCGCGCGATATCTAAGGCTCGTTCTAATCCAAGTACAACACAGATTAAACCGATACAGGAGTAGAAAATGCCTTCGTTAAATTTGTGGATGATTTCTTCGTAAGATTGAAATAAGGTACCCCCTAATTGATCTAAAATTGTTCCAATTAATAATAAGGATCCCATGAATAATATAGACAAAGACAATAATCCTCTCAAGGACTTATTGGTCGTTTGTGTCATTTGTGCTTTGATTATTGATTTGTCATACAATTTCATAATCATTTAAATTAGTTAATTTTAGGGCTATTTAGGTTTAAAATTCTATTCGTGTAATCAGTAAAAATTCTAATTCATTCCAAATCTAATCATTTCCATTTCGTTTCATGTATATTTCTTAATTTTATACGTAAATTATTATTTGTAAATTGATTATAAATCAGGGAAATTTGATCTTTAAATGTATTTAAGCGTTAATCTAGTATTTTAATTTATTAAAATGATTTTATGAAAACAGCGGAAGTGATTTATTTAGGGGATTTACGAACTGAATCCAGACATCTTAAAAGTGGAAATGTGATTTTGACGGATGCACCCATTGATAACCATGGAAAAGGTGCTGCATTTTCACCTACAGACCTTACCTGCACCTCACTTGCAAATTGTATGATTACAACCATGGGAATTGCTGCACAAACCCATTCGATTCAAATGCAGGAAGTACGTGCAGAAGTATTGAAAATTATGGCAAGTGAACCCCGTCGAATTGCTTCCATTGAAGTGGATGTCTACATGCCAAATCATGGTTATACCAATAAAGAAAAAACAATCCTGGAACATGCTGCACATACTTGTCCGGTAGCAAAAAGTCTGCATCCTGAACTTATTCAGGTAATCCGCTTTCATTGGAGCGAATAAGAGATCATCCAATCGATTTAAAGTATAATGGATTCAATTTCAATACATCTTCCGGCATCTAAAAGTATCTCCAATAGAGTACTTATATTAAATGCTTTAACAAACTGGAAACTGAATCTAATAAATCTTTCAGAAGCGCAAGACACAAAAGACTTATATGTGTGTTTGCAATCTGATAAAGAGATTTTAGATATCGGAGAAGGTGCAACAAGCTTGCGCTTTTTGCTGGCCTTTCTGTGTTATGAGAACCAGGTAAAAACAATTTTTTGTGGACCATCCTTAAAAATAAGGCCGATACAAACATTATTAAAGGTTTTAAATGAATTTCATTGTGAATTCGAATATTTAGAAGAGAATGGTAAACTGCCCGTAAAAATAGTGCAAGGAATTCATGGAAATTATCCTGAAGAAATTCAAATTGATACAAGCATAAGTAGTCAATTTGTATCTGCTATGCTACTGATTGCTCCCTATTTGAAAAACGGATTAAAGATACAATTTACGAATCAAATAGTATCTGAACCTTACATCAATATGACTTTAAAATTAATGCAGCATTTTGGAGTCCAATTTATAAAAAACCTAAGTTCTATACAAGTTTTTTCTGGGAAATATCAAATGCTTGATTACAGAATAGATTCTGATTGGAGTTCTGCTTCCTTTTTTTATGCCTGGCTTGCATTGCAAGATTCTGGCAGTATGTATTTTCCTGGATTAAAAATGTCGGGTTTGCAAGGGGATGAAGTGATCGCGAGTTTTTTTTTAAATTTTGGAATTGAATCGATTATTGAAGCGGACGGGATCCATATAATCAAGAATGAATCACTGCTGCCAGATGCTATTGATTTTGATTTTACAAATTGTCCAGATTTATTTCCACCAATTTGTATGTTTTGTGCAATTCGTAAAATAATTTCAACATTCAGGGGTTTGCAGCATCTGGTCCATAAGGAATCAAATCGTTTGAAGATATTAAATGATTTTCTATCAGTGCAATCTGTTGAAATCAAATTGTATGAGAATGATTCAAGACAGCTTACTGGTTTTTATAGAATGGATTTATTTAATTCGAATATTGAAAAAGTGTATTCAGCACATATGGATCATCGCATAGCAATGGCATTTAGTTTATTGAATGTAATTCGTAAAATTGAAATTGTAAATCCAGAAGTCGTGAATAAATCATTTCCTGGATATTGGGAAGCATTTAATAAAGTTTGTAAATAAGACTTATTCATCGTGAATTGTTTGAATAAGCTGAAATATTTATCGATTTGGAATTCGTGTTTTTCTAAAACAAAAGAAAGGAACTCCACTAGATTTTTGTGTTTTTGAAATATTATTAGAAGTGTATATTCAGCACTTTTAAATTTCATTATTTTAAGTAAATCAAGTGTTCCTTAAAACTTAGTTTATTTTTTTAAGAATTGCAAAATTCGATTATTTCAAA from Saprospiraceae bacterium carries:
- a CDS encoding MFS transporter encodes the protein MNQTTKIQTNYGALSTLITVFFFWGFIASGNGVFIPFCKNYFSLDQFQSQLVDFAFYGAYYIGALFLFVFSAFKSKDLVSSWGYKKSIVYGLLFSLLGAIAMIISVKTGSKENGFVFFLISFFILALGFSLQQTAANPFAITLGDPSTGSHRVNLGGGINSFGTAIGPIVVALALFGATHYDDTAIQSLSLDRVTGLYMGVGLLFLMAALLFAFSKKVPDGINLAVIEPERKAVITMVLITIGLIACFVPVFNSYRNVSDTISAEALQAIEWKRMIWLILALLVVIIGLSYAYLRSRKNTIGWGALQYPQLILGMFAIFVYVGVEVTIQSNLGGLLKTPAYGSLQTSAITPYISMFWGSLMIGRWTGAIPVFNPGSTWKRILMILIPLLAFGIVILVNTIAAKDMSPLYYYGFCVVVLIFAFFLAGDKPVFTLMLFSSLAMVSMIIGLMTTGTISIYAFLSGGLFCSIMWPCIFSLSIAGLGKYETQGAAFLIMMILGGAIIPPLQGKLADLASVGIHKSYWITVVCFAYLTFFAWAVKSILRKQGIDYDQQISSSHS
- a CDS encoding outer membrane beta-barrel protein yields the protein MKMIVRLFLLLTCSSLFGQNPVQSLKVANKDLYNLSDSLQMIEQLLSNGRIDTASFIELNAEILNQLSALAYSNFDNYARAEYFNPAESSDQSMGENTGELSFNMDSIPEENQTTEMPEFTPPSNPINLITGAGRRTSFKLRYGLFWNGLAENNTVASVSYPEFKIGKSFNWFGEFDILLQTKLGKNRGPFSIYYGIGFDRRHFTQDGKVQVLSLQNDLPTFNLIDSIETSTLHIGYFKFPVGLQYKGKSFVFNVGAYFGFLTQHEQSLEYKTPLGEEAELFLDKNYNFEKTMYGVSASIGYKRVHLAFNYDLSKLFKNSDIYDYNPWRVGIMIF
- a CDS encoding macro domain-containing protein; this translates as MIKEVEGDILLSKADAIAHGVAPMDHFDSGLALSMRENYPSMYKDFRHFCQTFHPKPGEVWYWRSADQHKIFNLMTQEAPQSASGHPGKASVVSLRHCLKNLVKQLEVEQIKSLAISKLSTGVGGLDWKEVRPILEEILGPIDIPVFVYSTYKKDFAAIEL
- a CDS encoding DNA polymerase III subunit alpha, which encodes MFLSVHSYFSLRYGTLSPEQLAEEAARLGIAVLPLTDINNCSAAYAFAGACEKLGIKPVYGLEFRQDHKHRFTALARNAEGIREINELLTRCSFEKLEIPERAPEWQHCFVIYRKLSCPIEHLKSFEYIGIKPAEVPALFSSPLRPHLDKLVVFSPVSFLNGQGFRIHKLLRCIDLNIMLGQLEPTDCADPDELFLSPDAIREAFSQYPKIIANTEAILDQCVFEMPSHDDNNRKSFTGKSEGDYKLLAKLAFQGCRRRYGIHNDRAMDRVRKELQVIHRLGFSAYFLITWDIVRYAQSAAYYHVGRGSGANSIVAFCLYITDVDPLELDLYFERFINPHRTSPPDFDIDFSWSERDDVTEYIFERYGREYTALLATYNTFKGKSIIRELGKVFGLPKADIDLIVDQPKASHKHHAYAKHIFNYGKAIEKFPNYLSIHAGGIIISERPLSYHTALLQMPKGFPITYFDMYGAEDLRFHKYDILSQRGLGHIKDSVDLIRKNQGKSIEIHDIKAIKNNERVRKQLRSGHCIGCFYIESPAMRGLLNKLRCETYVHLVAASSIIRPGVAQSGMMREYIERFHQPEKVNYLHPVFKENLQETFGVMVYQEDVMKIVHHFAGLDLDESDVLRRIMTGKRKSSDTFRNLMEKYFRNCKARGYSDELTQEVWRQIESFSGYSFCKAHSASFAVESFQSLYLKAHHPLEFMVAVINNFGGFYNTEIYVHEARMCGAQIEAPCVNNSQYLTDIKLTTIWIGFIHVQSLEQTIGKRIVREREQNGPYLDLENFIQRVPMGREQLQLLIRIGALRFTGMTKGELMWEKNSVPEMGKHHALVSYLFADGSEHFTIPTLEEGVYDQAFDEIELLGFPLCNPFELLATENNTAVLANGLKKFMNRQVEILGYYVTQKPVRTKQGKLMAFGTWLDREGHFFDTTHFPPSLEHNPFQGRGCYWIRGKVVDDFDFASIEVIQMKKLPYVKDARY
- a CDS encoding GNAT family N-acetyltransferase; the protein is MEIKTKRLTLIPCNKEILEAMLIGKEAVAKLLNIEAPELWTEFGDGPIQWALTKTEDESENNWIAYLPILNAKNMLIGTCGFKGKPTVDGVIEIGYEVIASKRNRGFAKEIANALVNYGFQDSRVKIVRAHTLPVENASVKVLQYCGLRFIGYDLDPEEGEVWKWELTLEEFQKNSSV
- a CDS encoding OsmC family protein encodes the protein MKTAEVIYLGDLRTESRHLKSGNVILTDAPIDNHGKGAAFSPTDLTCTSLANCMITTMGIAAQTHSIQMQEVRAEVLKIMASEPRRIASIEVDVYMPNHGYTNKEKTILEHAAHTCPVAKSLHPELIQVIRFHWSE